In Henckelia pumila isolate YLH828 unplaced genomic scaffold, ASM3356847v2 CTG_80:::fragment_1, whole genome shotgun sequence, one genomic interval encodes:
- the LOC140873612 gene encoding BAG family molecular chaperone regulator 3-like, producing the protein MNKANMLKMKPKVTGVSFPSPVRCGGSPGGRGGSEAAVGLEVRPCGMYVQKRTKDAKPCVPNIKVKVKYGSYFHDVTISSQASFGELKKMLAGKIGMNPQDQKLIFKEKERDSKAFLDVVGVKDGSKIVLIEDELSKERRILESRRNAKMERASKDIASIRLEVDKLAKQVASIESTINSGKKVEELVLLNLIESLMIQLIKLDGISADGDIKLQRRMQVKRAQKYIEILDLLKLRNSDLRKLRQENLHEQSKPENFTPTNLVITTKWETF; encoded by the exons ATGAACAAAGCCAACATGTTGAAAATGAAGCCTAAGGTCACCGGAGTTTCATTCCCATCTCCGGTAAGATGCGGCGGCTCACCCGGTGGTCGTGGCGGCTCCGAGGCGGCTGTGGGGCTGGAGGTTAGGCCTTGTGGGATGTATGTGCAAAAGAGGACCAAAGATGCAAAACCTTGTGTGCCTAATATCAAAGTCAAAGTGAAATATGGCTCATATTTTCATGATGTCACCATTAGTTCTCAAGCTAGTTTCG GGGAATTGAAGAAAATGTTAGCAGGGAAGATTGGGATGAATCCACAGGatcaaaagctgatattcaagGAAAAGGAGAGGGATTCAAAAGCTTTTCTTGATGTTGTTGGTGTGAAAGATGGATCAAAGATTGTGCTTATTGAAGATGAATTGAGCAAGGAAAGAAGGATTCTTGAATCGCGAAGGAATGCGAAAATGGAGAGAGCTTCAAAAGACATCGCGTCCATTAGATTGGAAGTCGACAAGCTTGCAAAACAG GTGGCATCAATTGAATCAACAATTAATAGTGGCAAGAAAGTGGAGGAGCTTGTTTTATTGAACTTGATTGAATCATTGATGATTCAGTTGATTAAATTGGATGGCATATCTGCCGATGGAGATATCAAATTGCAAAGAAGAATGCAG GTGAAAAGGGCGCAAAAATACATTGAAATTCTTGATCTACTGAAGCTAAGAAACTCAGATCTAAGAAAACTGCGACAAGAAAATCTTCATGAACAGAGCAAACCGGAGAATTTCACTCCGACGAATTTGGTCATAACGACAAAATGGGAAACATTTTGA